The following proteins are co-located in the Castor canadensis chromosome 5, mCasCan1.hap1v2, whole genome shotgun sequence genome:
- the Dusp15 gene encoding dual specificity protein phosphatase 15 isoform X4 — MGNGMTKVLPGLYLGNFIDAKDLDQLGRNKITHIISIHESPQPLMQDITYLRIPVADTPEQKALQRMYQLHPLLPCQWGELPCALAFVAGVVGTSGWEMGPLNRLSFAGISRSTTIVTAYVMTVTGLGWREVLEAIKATRPIANPNPGFRQQLEEFGWGNSRKIRRQLEERFGESPFRDEEDLRALLPLCKRCRQGSVTSAASSASHATASEGTLQRLVPRAPRDAHRPLPLLARVKQTFSCLPRCLSRKGSK, encoded by the exons ATGGGGAATGGCATGACCAAG GTACTTCCTGGACTCTACCTTGGAAACTTCATTG ATGCCAAAGACCTGGATCAGCTGGGACGGAATAAGATTACACACATCATATCTATCCATGAGTCACCCCAGCCTTTGATGCAG GATATCACCTACCTTCGCATCCCAGTGGCTGATACCCCTGAG CAAAAAGCACTTCAAAGAATGTATCAACTTCATCCATTGTTGCCGTGTCAATGGGGGGAACTGCCTTGTGCACTG GCCTTTGTGGCAGGGGTGGTGGGAACCTCAGGCTGGGAGATGGGACCTCTGAATCGTCTCAG CTTTGCAGGCATCTCTCGCAGCACCACCATTGTGACGGCCTATGTGATGACAGTGACCGGGCTAGGCTGGCGGGAAGTGCTGGAAGCCATCAAGGCCACCCGGCCCATCGCCAACCCCAACCCAGGCTTCAGGCAGCAGCTTGAAGAGTTTGGCTGGGGGAATTCCAGGAAG ATCCGCCGGCAGCTGGAGGAGCGCTTCGGTGAGAGCCCGTTCCGCGACGAGGAGGACTTGCGCGCGCTGCTGCCACTGTGCAAGCGCTGCCGCCAGGGCTCGGTGACCTCGGCCGCGTCGTCCGCGTCGCACGCCACCGCCTCGGAGGGGACCCTGCAGCGCCTGGTGCCGCGCGCGCCGCGGGACGCCCACCGGCCGCTGCCGCTGCTGGCGCGGGTCAAGCAGACTTTCTCCTGCCTCCCGCGGTGTCTGTCTCGCAAGGGCAGCAAGTGA
- the Dusp15 gene encoding dual specificity protein phosphatase 15 isoform X1 has protein sequence MGNGMTKVLPGLYLGNFIDAKDLDQLGRNKITHIISIHESPQPLMQDITYLRIPVADTPEVLIKKHFKECINFIHCCRVNGGNCLVHCFAGISRSTTIVTAYVMTVTGLGWREVLEAIKATRPIANPNPGFRQQLEEFGWGNSRKIRRQLEERFGESPFRDEEDLRALLPLCKRCRQGSVTSAASSASHATASEGTLQRLVPRAPRDAHRPLPLLARVKQTFSCLPRCLSRKGSK, from the exons ATGGGGAATGGCATGACCAAG GTACTTCCTGGACTCTACCTTGGAAACTTCATTG ATGCCAAAGACCTGGATCAGCTGGGACGGAATAAGATTACACACATCATATCTATCCATGAGTCACCCCAGCCTTTGATGCAG GATATCACCTACCTTCGCATCCCAGTGGCTGATACCCCTGAGGTACTCAT CAAAAAGCACTTCAAAGAATGTATCAACTTCATCCATTGTTGCCGTGTCAATGGGGGGAACTGCCTTGTGCACTG CTTTGCAGGCATCTCTCGCAGCACCACCATTGTGACGGCCTATGTGATGACAGTGACCGGGCTAGGCTGGCGGGAAGTGCTGGAAGCCATCAAGGCCACCCGGCCCATCGCCAACCCCAACCCAGGCTTCAGGCAGCAGCTTGAAGAGTTTGGCTGGGGGAATTCCAGGAAG ATCCGCCGGCAGCTGGAGGAGCGCTTCGGTGAGAGCCCGTTCCGCGACGAGGAGGACTTGCGCGCGCTGCTGCCACTGTGCAAGCGCTGCCGCCAGGGCTCGGTGACCTCGGCCGCGTCGTCCGCGTCGCACGCCACCGCCTCGGAGGGGACCCTGCAGCGCCTGGTGCCGCGCGCGCCGCGGGACGCCCACCGGCCGCTGCCGCTGCTGGCGCGGGTCAAGCAGACTTTCTCCTGCCTCCCGCGGTGTCTGTCTCGCAAGGGCAGCAAGTGA
- the LOC109691791 gene encoding interferon regulatory factor 4-like, with amino-acid sequence MAGTGGPLRLRDWLVAQIESGRYAGLCWEDSGKTLFRIPWKHAAKQGYQAQQDAALFRAWAVYKGKHLEGTDKEDPSTWKTRLRCALNKSIDFCEVPERSQLDISNPYKVYRIMSAHARDPVTRVQALPKEGIPPSQQKSPGKVTKPACRMDQEGCRLATEDKDKEQSPRLAQQGSLPPATLLPGPLADHKYQAQNAPHCWSLTPFEDFSNPECWLHVWLFYGTALVREATVRSAEGCRLSPRAAATVTAAERLLGPPARAPVAQVCFPEPPPSARVLRRLLRHLERGVLLWVAPEGVFAKRLCQGRVYWRGPLAPHRTRPNKLERERTCQLLDTRRFLDELRAHLHNGRPEPEYQIRLCFGEEYPGPPDQPEERLIMAHVEPIFARKLLLHSKCLHPGARRGPSAVSQRASP; translated from the exons ATGGCAGGAACCGGGGGTCCCCTTCGTCTCCGAGACTGGCTGGTGGCACAAATTGAGAGTGGACGCTATGCTGGGTTGTGCTGGGAGGACTCAGGCAAGACTCTCTTCCGCATCCCCTGGAAGCACGCGGCCAAGCAGGGCTACCAGGCGCAGCAGGACGCCGCGCTCTTCAGG GCCTGGGCTGTGTACAAGGGCAAGCACCTGGAGGGCACTGACAAAGAGGACCCCTCCACCTGGAAGACCCGGCTCCGCTGTGCCCTCAACAAGAGTATCGACTTCTGTGAGGTGCCTGAGCGCAGCCAGCTGGACATCTCCAACCCCTACAAGGTCTACCGGATTATGTCTGCTCATGCCCGAGACCCAG TTACCAGGGTCCAGGCTCTCCCTAAAGAAGGCATTCCCCCCAGCCAACAGAAGTCTCCCGGGAAAGTAACTAAGCCAGCCTGCAGGATGGACCAG GAAGGCTGCAGATTAGCCACAGAGGATAAGGACAAGGAGCAGTCCCCCAGGCTGGCCCAGCAGGGCTCCTTGCCACCAGCCACTCTCCTCCCAGGCCCTTTGGCTGACCACA AGTACCAAGCACAGAACGCCCCACACTGCTGGAGCCTGACGCCCTTTGAGGACTTCAGCAACCCTG AGTGCTGGCTGCACGTGTGGCTCTTCTACGGCACCGCCCTGGTCCGTGAAGCCACCGTGCGCTCCGCAGAGGGCTGTCGCCTGAGCCCGCGGGCAGCCGCTACCGTCACGGCCGCCGAGCGCCTGCTGGGGCCGCCCGCCCGCGCCCCCGTCGCGCAAGTTTGCTTCCCTGAGCCGCCGCCCAGCGCCCGCGTGCTGCGGCGTCTGCTGCGCCACCTGGAGCGCGGCGTGCTGCTGTGGGTGGCGCCCGAGGGCGTGTTCGCCAAGCGCCTGTGCCAGGGCCGCGTTTACTGGCGCGGCCCGCTGGCCCCGCACCGCACGCGGCCCAACAAGCTGGAGCGCGAGCGCACCTGTCAGCTCCTGGACACTCGCCGCTTCCTCGACG AACTGCGTGCCCACCTGCACAATGGTCGCCCTGAGCCAGAGTACCAGATCCGTCTGTGCTTTGGGGAGGAGTACCCGGGCCCCCCAGACCAGCCCGAGGAGCGGCTCATCATGGCCCAT GTGGAGCCCATCTTCGCCCGCAAGCTACTCCTGCACTCGAAGTGCCTCCACCCTGGCGCCCGGCGGGGTCCCAGTGCGGTATCACAGAGGGCATCACCCTAA
- the Dusp15 gene encoding dual specificity protein phosphatase 15 isoform X2, with translation MYQLHPLLPCQWGELPCALAFVAGVVGTSGWEMGPLNRLSFAGISRSTTIVTAYVMTVTGLGWREVLEAIKATRPIANPNPGFRQQLEEFGWGNSRKIRRQLEERFGESPFRDEEDLRALLPLCKRCRQGSVTSAASSASHATASEGTLQRLVPRAPRDAHRPLPLLARVKQTFSCLPRCLSRKGSK, from the exons ATGTATCAACTTCATCCATTGTTGCCGTGTCAATGGGGGGAACTGCCTTGTGCACTG GCCTTTGTGGCAGGGGTGGTGGGAACCTCAGGCTGGGAGATGGGACCTCTGAATCGTCTCAG CTTTGCAGGCATCTCTCGCAGCACCACCATTGTGACGGCCTATGTGATGACAGTGACCGGGCTAGGCTGGCGGGAAGTGCTGGAAGCCATCAAGGCCACCCGGCCCATCGCCAACCCCAACCCAGGCTTCAGGCAGCAGCTTGAAGAGTTTGGCTGGGGGAATTCCAGGAAG ATCCGCCGGCAGCTGGAGGAGCGCTTCGGTGAGAGCCCGTTCCGCGACGAGGAGGACTTGCGCGCGCTGCTGCCACTGTGCAAGCGCTGCCGCCAGGGCTCGGTGACCTCGGCCGCGTCGTCCGCGTCGCACGCCACCGCCTCGGAGGGGACCCTGCAGCGCCTGGTGCCGCGCGCGCCGCGGGACGCCCACCGGCCGCTGCCGCTGCTGGCGCGGGTCAAGCAGACTTTCTCCTGCCTCCCGCGGTGTCTGTCTCGCAAGGGCAGCAAGTGA
- the Dusp15 gene encoding dual specificity protein phosphatase 15 isoform X3: MTVTGLGWREVLEAIKATRPIANPNPGFRQQLEEFGWGNSRKIRRQLEERFGESPFRDEEDLRALLPLCKRCRQGSVTSAASSASHATASEGTLQRLVPRAPRDAHRPLPLLARVKQTFSCLPRCLSRKGSK; encoded by the exons ATGACAGTGACCGGGCTAGGCTGGCGGGAAGTGCTGGAAGCCATCAAGGCCACCCGGCCCATCGCCAACCCCAACCCAGGCTTCAGGCAGCAGCTTGAAGAGTTTGGCTGGGGGAATTCCAGGAAG ATCCGCCGGCAGCTGGAGGAGCGCTTCGGTGAGAGCCCGTTCCGCGACGAGGAGGACTTGCGCGCGCTGCTGCCACTGTGCAAGCGCTGCCGCCAGGGCTCGGTGACCTCGGCCGCGTCGTCCGCGTCGCACGCCACCGCCTCGGAGGGGACCCTGCAGCGCCTGGTGCCGCGCGCGCCGCGGGACGCCCACCGGCCGCTGCCGCTGCTGGCGCGGGTCAAGCAGACTTTCTCCTGCCTCCCGCGGTGTCTGTCTCGCAAGGGCAGCAAGTGA
- the Foxs1 gene encoding forkhead box protein S1 — MQQQPPSEPLAPSAEPTKPPYSYIALIAMAIQSSPGQRATLSSIYRYIMGRFAFYRHNRPGWQNSIRHNLSLNECFVKVPRDDRKPGKGSYWTLDPDCHDMFQHGSFLRRRRRFTRRAGAHGTKGSAKAGRGPLRATSQDPEVSNTTTGRQCPFSPELPDPKGLSFGGLVGALPTSMCPATTDARPRLPTEPKEMCAPKAAGPGEPPGSTTSSPCPAFGFPAGFSEAEGFSKMPTSILAPEASVGNSYQCRLQALNFCMGADTGLEHLLASAAPAPVPPTPSTSLRAPLPLSADPKEPWVAGGFPVQGGSSCPLGLPPCLYRTPGMFFFE; from the coding sequence ATGCAGCAGCAGCCCCCATCTGAGCCACTGGCCCCCTCGGCTGAGCCCACCAAGCCCCCCTACAGCTACATAGCCCTGATTGCCATGGCCATCCAGAGCTCGCCGGGCCAGAGGGCGACACTCAGTAGCATCTACCGCTACATCATGGGCCGCTTCGCCTTTTACCGCCACAACCGGCCAGGCTGGCAGAACAGCATCCGCCACAATCTCTCTCTCAACGAGTGCTTCGTCAAGGTGCCCCGGGATGACCGCAAGCCAGGCAAGGGCAGCTATTGGACCCTGGACCCTGACTGCCACGACATGTTCCAGCATGGCAGCTTCCTCCGCCGTCGCCGCCGCTTCACCCGGCGGGCAGGTGCCCATGGCACCAAGGGCTCTGCCAAAGCAGGCCGTGGACCCCTCAGAGCCACCAGCCAGGATCCAGAAGTCTCCAACACCACGACTGGCAGGCAGTGCCCATTCTCGCCAGAGCTTCCAGACCCCAAGGGCCTAAGCTTTGGGGGTCTGGTGGGTGCCTTGCCAACGAGCATGTGCCCAGCAACTACTGATGCCAGACCCCGGCTGCCCACAGAGCCCAAAGAGATGTGTGCACCCAAGGCTGCAGGCCCAGGGGAGCCCCCTGGGTCCACCACATCCTCCCCATGCCCGGCTTTTGGCTTTCCTGCTGGTTTCTCTGAGGCCGAGGGCTTCAGCAAGATGCCTACATCCATCTTGGCCCCTGAGGCAAGCGTCGGGAACAGCTACCAGTGCCGGCTGCAGGCGCTGAATTTCTGCATGGGGGCTGACACTGGCCTCGAGCACCTCTTGGCCTCTGCAGCCCCCGCTCCTGTACCACCCACCCCTTCAACCTCACTCCGGGCCCCACTGCCCCTGTCAGCTGACCCTAAGGAACCATGGGTGGCAGGGGGCTTCCCTGTTCAGGGAGGCTCCAGCTGCCCTCTGGGGCTGCCCCCCTGTCTATACCGGACACCAGGAATGTTCTTCTTTGAGTGA